The following are encoded in a window of Pongo abelii isolate AG06213 chromosome 16, NHGRI_mPonAbe1-v2.0_pri, whole genome shotgun sequence genomic DNA:
- the NPAP1 gene encoding nuclear pore-associated protein 1, with the protein MGNLLSKFRPGCRRPLPGPGRGAPAPLARDASPPGRAHSAPTPRPFGGLFRRNARRRPSPAGIFVAPKRPCPLPRAAAAPLGVLPAVGWGLATRKTPMLPARNPPRFGHPRSVRIPPPSRAFTLLLPSPHEPAVKARKSIPATLPEETEVRAQEGPRRVKKDEDPVQIEGEDDEKRTPLSSGEASSTSRSQGTQGDVASFICSPGPLEGNVHRKFSEDSMSEKAQASPASSCLEGPAMPSTRSQAGCARHLGKPDPDATAPPEPAVGCSLLPQKLAAEVLNEEPPPSSLGLPIPLMSGKRMPDEKPFGIPPRSAAPPRAPRNRPCKRKMSIPLLLPLPPSLPLLWDRGELPPPAKLPCLSVEGDPHTLEKSPEYKRNSRILEDKTETMTNSSITQPAPSFSPPVETTDSLPLTTYTYTSQVPAPLPIPDLADLATGPLILPIPPLSTTPKMDEKIAFTIPNSPLALPADLALILGDQSNEKGGSCHSVVGAAPLTSEPPTPPSPTPFFKPPVTRESPISMCVDSPPPLSFLTLLPVPSTRTSVIPSKPMNSTSVISTITTNASANLTSQTAVDPEVVNMDTTAPSQVIFTSSLSSRVSSLPNSQIHCSAEQRHLGKTSVYTSPLPFIFHNTTSSFNQLLGKEATPQPKFEAPDGQQQKASLPSACVFLSLPIIAPPDTSTLVNSASTASSSKPPIETNAMNTTPPSKAVILQSASVSKKYLPFYLGLPGSGNTRPSGNTASVQGSTSLPAQSVRAPTTASNHPLNPGATPQPKFGAPDGPQQKTSLPSAHDFLSLPIMVPPDTSTLVSNASAASLSKPAIDTSDMNTTPPSKTVILQSTFVSRKEYIRFYMGLPGSGNTLHSDSIASAQVSTSFPAQADRRPTTTSSHPLNTGSISHSTLGATDGQQKSDSSFILGNPATPAPVIGLPSPSVQPLSGSIIPPGFAELTSPYSALGTPVNAEPAEGHNASAFPNGTAKTSGFRIATGMPGTGDSTLLVGNTIPGPQVIMGPGTPMDGGSIGFSMSAPGPSSTSGELNIGQGQSGTPSTTSVFPFGRVAWDPTGHSMAAAPQGASNIPVFGYTSAATYIPGLDPPTQNSCSGMGGDGTKSIVGGPCVPAFQQCILQHTWTERKFYTSSTHHYGQETYVRRHVCFQLP; encoded by the coding sequence ATGGGCAATTTACTCAGTAAATTTAGACCCGGGTGCCGCCGGCCCCTGCCAGGGCCAGGGCGTGGCGCCCCCGCTCCCCTGGCCCGGGACGCCTCCCCACCCGGCCGGGCTCACTCCGCACCCACCCCGCGCCCTTTCGGCGGCCTGTTCCGCCGGAACGCCCGTCGCAGGCCTTCACCAGCCGGCATCTTCGTCGCCCCTAAGAGGCCGTGTCCTCTCCCTCGGGCTGCGGCCGCCCCTCTGGGGGTCCTGCCGGCTGTGGGTTGGGGGCTGGCCACCAGGAAGACACCCATGCTGCCTGCTCGGAACCCCCCGAGGTTTGGACACCCCCGTTCCGTAAGGATCCCTCCTCCCAGCCGCGCGTTCACTCTCTTGCTGCCTTCACCACATGAGCCGGCGGTCAAGGCCAGGAAGTCCATCCCAGCCACTCTCCCGGAGGAGACCGAGGTGCGGGCCCAAGAAGGGCCCAGAAGAGTAAAGAAGGATGAGGATCCGGTGCAGATCGAAGGGGAGGATGACGAGAAAAGGACCCCCCTTAGCAGCGGAGAAGCATCGTCCACATCCAGGTCCCAGGGCACCCAGGGAGACGTGGCCTCCTTCATATGCAGCCCTGGGCCCCTGGAGGGAAATGTCCACCGCAAGTTCTCAGAAGACAGCATGAGTGAGAAGGCCCAGGCGTCTCCAGCGAGCTCCTGCTTGGAAGGCCCTGCCATGCCCAGCACGCGCAGCCAGGCCGGATGTGCCCGGCATCTTGGAAAGCCTGATCCAGATGCAACAGCGCCCCCTGAGCCAGCTGTTGGCTGCTCCCTGCTGCCGCAGAAGTTGGCTGCGGAAGTGCTGAATGAGGAGCCACCGCCCAGCTCTCTAGGCTTGCCGATACCGCTGATGTCCGGAAAGAGGATGCCTGATGAGAAGCCTTTCGGTATTCCTCCAAGGAGTGCTGCTCCTCCCAGAGCTCCCCGCAACAGGCCCTGCAAAAGGAAAATGTCGATTCCACTGCTGCTGCCGCTGCCCCCTTCACTGCCATTGCTGTGGGATCGAGGTGAGCTTCCCCCACCTGCTAAGCTCCCCTGCTTGTCTGTTGAGGGAGACCCACACACCTTGGAGAAGAGCCCTGAGTATAAAAGGAATAGCAGAATCTTGGAGGATAAAACAGAAACCATGACAAACAGCAGCATCACCCAGCCTGCCCCTTCTTTCTCCCCACCTGTGGAGACTACAGACTCCCTGCCCCTGACCACTTACACTTACACTTCCCAGGTCCCAGCTCCTTTGCCCATCCCTGACTTGGCTGACCTGGCTACTGGACCCCTCATCCTGCCTATCCCTCCACTTTCCACCACACCAAAAATGGATGAGAAAATAGCATTCACAATCCCTAACTCTCCTCTGGCTCTTCCTGCTGACCTTGCTCTCATTTTGGGTGATCAATCTAATGAGAAAGGAGGCTCTTGTCATTCAGTCGTAGGAGCAGCGCCTCTCACTTCTGAGCCCCCAACACCTCCTAGCCCCACACCCTTCTTCAAGCCTCCCGTCACAAGGGAGTCCCCAATATCTATGTGTGTGGattcccctcctcctctttccttcctgacTCTTCTTCCAGTCCCTTCCACCAGGACCTCAGTTATCCCCAGCAAGCCTATGAATTCCACATCAGTCATTTCCACTATCACAACAAACGCATCTGCCAACCTAACCTCACAGACTGCGGTAGACCCTGAAGTAGTTAATATGGATACTACTGCCCCGTCTCAGGTTATTTTCACATCTTCTCTAAGCTCCAGGGTGAGCTCTCTCCCAAATTCCCAAATACATTGCAGTGCAGAGCAGAGGCACCTGGGAAAGACATCAGTCTACACATCCCCACTTCCATTTATATTCCACAATACCACCTCAAGTTTTAACCAACTCCTTGGAAAAGAAGCCACCCCTCAGCCCAAATTTGAGGCTCCTGATGGGCAGCAGCAGAAAGCTTCTCTCCCCAGTGCCTGTGTTTTCCTGAGCCTTCCCATCATTGCTCCTCCAGACACCTCCACTTTAGTGAATAGTGCCTCTACAGCATCATCATCCAAACCTCCCATTGAAACCAATGCTATGAATACCACACCTCCTTCCAAGGCTGTCATCTTGCAGTCTGCCTCTGTCTCCAAGAAGTACCTCCCATTTTACCTGGGGCTTCCTGGTTCTGGGAACACACGACCCAGCGGCAACACTGCCTCAGTCCAAGGCTCCACCAGTTTGCCTGCACAGTCAGTCAGGGCACCAACTACAGCTTCCAACCATCCTTTAAATCCAGGAGCCACCCCTCAACCCAAATTTGGGGCCCCTGATGGGCCGCAACAGAAAACCTCTCTCCCCAGTGCCCATGATTTTCTGAGCCTTCCTATCATGGTTCCTCCAGACACCTCCACTTTAGTGAGCAATGCCTCTGCAGCATCATTATCCAAGCCTGCCATTGACACCAGTGACATGAATACCACCCCTCCTTCCAAAACTGTCATCTTGCAGTCTACCTTTGTCTCCAGGAAGGAGTACATCCGATTTTATATGGGGCTTCCTGGTTCTGGGAACACACTACACAGTGACAGCATTGCCTCAGCCCAAGTCTCCACCAGTTTTCCTGCACAGGCAGACAGGAGACCAACCACAACTTCCAGCCATCCTTTAAATACAGGATCCATCTCTCATTCCACACTTGGGGCCACTGATGGGCAGCAGAAGTCTGATAGTTCTTTTATTCTGGGGAATCCAGCAACCCCAGCACCAGTTATAGGCTTACCATCTCCTTCAGTCCAGCCACTGAGTGGCAGCATAATTCCACCAGGTTTTGCAGAGTTAACATCACCATATTCTGCATTGGGCACACCTGTTAATGCTGAGCCAGCCGAGGGTCACAACGCAAGTGCTTTCCCCAATGGCACAGCAAAGACTTCTGGATTTAGAATTGCCACTGGGATGCCTGGCACTGGAGACAGTACCTTACTGGTTGGAAATACTATTCCAGGCCCACAAGTGATTATGGGACCTGGAACCCCTATGGATGGTGGGAGCATTGGGTTCAGCATGTCTGCCCCAGGCCCCAGTTCCACATCAGGAGAACTCAACATTGGACAAGGACAGAGTGGGACACCCAGCACCACTTCTGTTTTCCCATTTGGTCGGGTAGCCTGGGACCCAACTGGCCACAGCATGGCTGCTGCACCACAAGGGGCTAGCAACATTCCTGTATTTGGATATACTTCTGCTGCCACCTACATTCCTGGTTTAGACCCACCTACCCAGAATTCATGCAGTGGTATGGGAGGGGATGGCACCAAATCCATAGTTGGAGGCCCTTGTGTTCCTGCTTTTCAACAGTGCATCCTGCAGCACACATGGACAGAGAGAAAATTCTACACTTCAAGCACCCACCActatggccaagaaacatatgttAGGAGACATGTCTGTTTCCAACTTCCATAA